A single Cupriavidus sp. D39 DNA region contains:
- a CDS encoding CAP domain-containing protein, producing the protein MLANRSTSPGKAYFPKILLALAGATLVLCACGGGDGGGSGATTPAAAGATSNAGAAAAAPSTSQTVPATAVTACFTVTGNAAAASGASGVSILPTRGAAGVTNYHVLGEPKTAGLCYANFRRVQVGLPALEAQDAIGVAAQNHSNYMLWNQTPGHDENAAARGYTGATPDARVQALYPTGATAEVVGGATKWSSDPNAILVLASNDALVSDLFDAPLHRATLLGSYKSAGAGYAEQKSTASGGATASFYQTIDLADATMPGTSDQMVAYPYAGQADVPTSWVNNESPNPAPGYQNQTLGYPITLQAIDRSQAFNADTFVVTDAQGNNINCLKVDARSPNLSGAAAGAAVCTPLAPLASGTRYNVSVSGQLAGKSLNLSWSFVTR; encoded by the coding sequence ATGCTAGCGAATCGCTCGACCTCGCCCGGAAAGGCGTATTTTCCCAAGATACTTCTCGCCCTGGCCGGCGCCACACTGGTTCTCTGCGCCTGCGGTGGCGGCGATGGCGGCGGTAGCGGGGCCACCACGCCCGCAGCGGCAGGCGCAACGAGCAATGCCGGCGCTGCGGCCGCTGCCCCCAGCACCAGCCAGACGGTGCCCGCCACCGCAGTGACGGCCTGCTTCACCGTGACCGGCAACGCCGCTGCGGCTTCGGGCGCATCCGGCGTCAGCATCCTGCCCACGCGCGGCGCGGCCGGCGTGACCAACTATCACGTGCTCGGCGAGCCCAAGACCGCAGGCCTTTGCTACGCCAACTTCCGTCGCGTGCAGGTCGGGCTTCCCGCGCTGGAAGCGCAGGATGCCATCGGCGTCGCCGCGCAAAACCATAGCAACTACATGCTCTGGAACCAGACGCCTGGTCATGACGAGAATGCCGCCGCGCGGGGCTACACCGGCGCCACGCCGGATGCACGCGTGCAAGCGCTGTACCCGACCGGCGCCACAGCGGAGGTCGTCGGGGGCGCCACGAAATGGAGCTCGGATCCCAACGCGATCCTGGTGCTGGCGTCCAACGACGCCTTGGTGAGCGACCTGTTCGATGCGCCACTCCATCGCGCCACTTTGCTGGGCAGCTACAAGTCCGCGGGGGCCGGCTATGCCGAGCAGAAGAGCACGGCTTCTGGCGGTGCCACGGCGTCGTTCTACCAAACTATCGACTTGGCCGATGCCACCATGCCCGGCACCAGCGACCAGATGGTGGCGTATCCCTACGCCGGCCAGGCGGACGTGCCGACCAGCTGGGTGAACAATGAAAGCCCCAATCCCGCGCCGGGCTACCAGAACCAGACGCTTGGCTACCCCATCACCCTGCAAGCCATCGACCGCAGCCAGGCCTTTAACGCGGACACCTTCGTGGTGACCGATGCGCAAGGCAACAACATCAACTGCCTGAAGGTGGATGCGCGCAGCCCCAACCTGTCCGGTGCGGCTGCCGGCGCTGCGGTCTGTACGCCTCTCGCGCCGCTCGCGAGCGGGACGCGGTACAACGTGAGCGTCAGCGGCCAGCTGGCTGGCAAGTCGCTCAATCTGAGTTGGTCGTTCGTCACCCGGTGA
- a CDS encoding lecithin retinol acyltransferase family protein yields the protein MNHQHQQQDQAIDADLPLGAHLVTERRGYAHHGIYIGEGKVVHYAGFAGSLHRGPVEETTVEAFAAGHPVTVKANPCARYVGLEAVARARSRLGEDNYRLLTNNCEHFCTWCLLGEGRSEQVEACLHHPSMAVQTVASLLRTFLETEFKGAHLGAGAV from the coding sequence ATGAACCACCAACACCAACAACAAGACCAGGCCATCGATGCCGACCTGCCCCTGGGCGCGCACCTGGTCACGGAACGCCGCGGCTATGCCCACCACGGGATCTATATCGGCGAAGGCAAGGTGGTCCATTACGCGGGCTTTGCCGGCTCGCTCCATCGCGGCCCGGTGGAAGAAACCACGGTGGAAGCCTTCGCGGCTGGCCACCCCGTCACCGTGAAGGCCAATCCCTGCGCCAGGTATGTCGGCCTGGAGGCGGTTGCGCGCGCCCGCTCCCGCCTCGGTGAAGACAACTACCGGCTCCTGACCAACAACTGCGAGCACTTCTGCACCTGGTGCCTGCTTGGCGAAGGCCGCAGCGAGCAAGTGGAGGCCTGCCTGCACCACCCGTCCATGGCCGTGCAGACCGTCGCCAGCCTGCTCAGGACGTTTCTCGAAACCGAGTTCAAGGGCGCGCACCTCGGCGCCGGTGCTGTTTAA
- a CDS encoding PP2C family protein-serine/threonine phosphatase, with amino-acid sequence MTCASQFRWTSAARTDVGLVRERNEDACLAQPERGLWVVADGMGGHAVGDYASNLVVETLSRLPLPQSLESLLDEARTALQEVNRELLEEAARRRVRRIGSTVVVLMACERFCGCLWAGDSRIYLYRDGHLTQLTRDHSRVEELKARGLITAEEAVHHPAHNTITRAVGANTALELDQTWVEVADADIFLLCSDGLSNELRDPEIASVLACGDCELAAQALVTAALGRGGHDNISAVVARAEDLYASDKTMVNPSV; translated from the coding sequence GTGACCTGTGCATCGCAATTCCGCTGGACTTCAGCCGCTCGCACCGATGTCGGCCTCGTACGGGAACGCAATGAGGATGCCTGCCTGGCCCAGCCGGAGCGAGGGCTCTGGGTGGTGGCGGACGGCATGGGCGGCCATGCGGTTGGCGACTATGCCAGCAACCTCGTCGTGGAGACGCTATCCCGTCTGCCGCTGCCGCAAAGCCTCGAGAGCTTGCTCGACGAGGCGCGCACCGCCTTGCAGGAGGTGAATCGCGAGTTGCTGGAGGAAGCGGCGCGCCGGCGGGTCCGGCGCATTGGCAGCACGGTGGTGGTGCTGATGGCGTGCGAACGCTTCTGTGGCTGCCTGTGGGCGGGCGACAGCCGCATCTACCTGTACCGGGATGGGCACCTGACCCAGCTGACCCGGGACCACAGCCGCGTGGAAGAACTCAAGGCGCGCGGCCTGATCACCGCGGAAGAAGCCGTGCATCACCCTGCGCACAACACCATCACCCGCGCGGTAGGCGCGAACACGGCGCTGGAACTGGACCAGACCTGGGTGGAAGTCGCCGATGCCGATATCTTCCTGCTCTGCAGCGACGGCCTGAGCAATGAACTGCGGGACCCGGAGATCGCCAGCGTGCTGGCCTGCGGCGATTGCGAGCTGGCGGCGCAGGCGCTGGTGACCGCGGCGCTGGGCCGCGGCGGCCACGACAATATCTCGGCGGTGGTGGCGCGCGCCGAGGATCTCTACGCCTCGGACAAGACCATGGTGAATCCCTCGGTGTAG
- a CDS encoding sigma-54 interaction domain-containing protein, which yields MSAVAPPRALRGLQWRIWPICRNATHGGARHEAVQPGGSVGSAISYAGLIEKIEILRSTLRWASKLERNEIEKLLKQATTLRDEVMQLSHKERFVQAAVAEPMPADLAPRERRQALLERSFIFEGTFGDNPKLLEALEIAEKAAPTDLPVLIDGESGTGKELMAKVIHANGSRTDKPYISVNCGAIPENLLESELFGHKKGAFTGAANDRRGKFESAHTGTIFLDEIGELPLTGQVKLLRVLESHEIQRVGSDETISVDTRIVAATNRDLRRLSEEGKFREDLFYRLSVIHVTLPPLRERRDEIALLVAYFGDEAAGALKRRPIKLTPRLRDFLMNYAYPGNIRELRNLMYRISCLAGDTADLEHLPQDLRPKPSAPALVASGGAAPLVVDASTATSLSEAKRAASDEAERAFLERGLQEVGGTVAELARRFDMNRSHLQMLLKKHGIHSKDFRNQGAAQGGKAR from the coding sequence ATGAGCGCGGTTGCACCGCCCCGGGCGCTGCGGGGGTTGCAATGGCGCATCTGGCCTATCTGCCGTAATGCGACGCATGGGGGAGCGCGACATGAAGCTGTTCAACCAGGGGGCTCCGTCGGGTCGGCCATCTCCTATGCCGGGCTGATCGAGAAGATCGAGATCCTGCGCTCCACGCTGCGCTGGGCCTCCAAGCTCGAGCGCAACGAGATCGAGAAGCTGCTCAAGCAGGCCACCACGCTGCGCGACGAGGTGATGCAGCTGTCGCACAAGGAGCGCTTTGTGCAGGCGGCCGTGGCAGAGCCGATGCCAGCCGACCTGGCGCCACGCGAGCGCCGCCAGGCGCTGCTGGAGCGCAGCTTTATTTTTGAGGGCACCTTCGGCGACAACCCCAAGCTGCTGGAGGCGCTGGAGATCGCCGAGAAGGCTGCGCCCACTGATTTGCCCGTGCTGATCGATGGCGAGAGCGGCACGGGCAAGGAGCTGATGGCCAAGGTGATCCATGCCAACGGCTCCAGGACGGACAAGCCCTATATCTCGGTGAACTGCGGGGCGATCCCGGAGAACCTGCTGGAGTCGGAGCTGTTCGGCCACAAGAAGGGCGCCTTCACGGGCGCGGCCAACGATCGCCGCGGCAAGTTCGAGAGCGCGCATACCGGGACCATCTTCCTCGACGAGATCGGCGAGTTGCCGCTCACCGGGCAGGTCAAGCTGCTGCGCGTGCTGGAGTCGCATGAGATCCAGCGGGTCGGCTCCGACGAGACCATTTCGGTCGACACGCGCATTGTGGCGGCGACCAACCGGGACCTGCGGCGCCTGAGCGAGGAGGGCAAGTTTCGCGAAGACCTCTTCTACCGCCTCAGCGTGATCCACGTCACGCTGCCGCCGCTGCGCGAGCGGCGCGACGAAATCGCCTTGCTGGTAGCGTATTTCGGCGACGAGGCCGCCGGCGCGTTAAAGCGCCGCCCCATCAAGCTGACGCCGCGCCTGCGCGACTTCCTGATGAATTACGCCTATCCGGGCAACATCCGCGAGCTGCGCAACCTGATGTACCGGATCTCCTGCCTCGCTGGCGACACGGCCGATCTCGAGCATCTTCCGCAGGACCTGCGGCCCAAGCCATCGGCGCCGGCGCTGGTGGCCAGCGGCGGCGCGGCACCGCTCGTGGTGGATGCGTCCACGGCCACTTCGCTCAGCGAGGCCAAGCGCGCCGCCAGCGATGAAGCCGAACGCGCTTTTCTCGAGCGGGGATTGCAGGAAGTCGGCGGCACTGTGGCGGAGCTGGCCAGGCGCTTCGACATGAATCGCTCGCACCTGCAGATGCTGCTGAAGAAGCACGGCATCCATTCCAAGGATTTCCGCAACCAGGGCGCTGCGCAGGGCGGCAAGGCGAGGTAA